Proteins co-encoded in one Halococcoides cellulosivorans genomic window:
- the rnhB gene encoding ribonuclease HII — protein sequence MSARVGVDEAGKGPVLGSMFAAAVRGTPDGMPAGVDDSKALDHQRRLELAPAIRERASRVAVVEVPVAKIDGDTDMNTLTVDAHADAVASVASADDRVVHDAADTNAVRFERRVADRLATDCEVRAHHGADADDPLVAAASILAKVRREAHVERLHEEYGDCGSGYPSDPTTRAFLESYVETNEELPACARASWQTSRDVLAAIEQVDLGQF from the coding sequence ATGAGCGCACGGGTCGGGGTGGACGAGGCGGGCAAGGGGCCAGTGCTGGGGTCGATGTTCGCCGCCGCCGTGCGTGGCACGCCCGACGGAATGCCCGCGGGCGTCGACGACTCGAAAGCGCTCGATCACCAGCGCCGCCTCGAACTCGCGCCGGCGATCCGCGAGCGGGCGAGTCGGGTCGCCGTCGTCGAGGTGCCCGTCGCGAAAATCGACGGGGACACCGACATGAACACACTCACTGTCGACGCCCACGCCGACGCCGTCGCGAGCGTCGCGTCGGCGGACGATCGGGTCGTCCACGACGCCGCCGACACGAACGCCGTCCGGTTCGAACGCCGCGTGGCCGATCGCCTGGCGACCGACTGTGAGGTGCGCGCCCACCACGGGGCCGACGCCGACGATCCGCTGGTCGCCGCGGCGAGTATCCTCGCGAAGGTCCGCCGCGAGGCCCACGTCGAGCGATTGCACGAGGAGTACGGCGACTGCGGGAGTGGCTACCCCTCGGACCCGACGACGCGCGCCTTTCTCGAATCGTACGTCGAGACCAACGAGGAACTGCCCGCGTGTGCGCGAGCGTCCTGGCAGACCAGCCGAGACGTCCTCGCGGCGATCGAACAGGTCGACCTCGGGCAGTTTTAG
- a CDS encoding DUF7835 family putative zinc beta-ribbon protein, producing MATSDRRGTSLTEHCPSCADRTSHVVSVEIVTENDESSNAAFSREPYRVTQCERCGTQTKTRMNDA from the coding sequence ATGGCCACCTCCGATCGTCGTGGCACGTCCCTCACGGAGCATTGCCCCTCGTGTGCCGACCGCACCTCTCACGTCGTTAGCGTGGAAATCGTTACTGAAAATGACGAATCGTCGAACGCCGCGTTCTCTCGGGAGCCCTACCGAGTGACCCAGTGTGAGCGCTGTGGCACGCAAACGAAGACCAGAATGAACGATGCCTGA
- a CDS encoding NOB1 family endonuclease — protein MYLLDASAFIEGVDPGDPKASIPAVRDECTDSSRYRYEALEGAGMRVHVPDSDTLDRIHRVARETGDRDALSETDRRVLAAALELDAVVVTDDYAIQNVATALGLGIESVARDDIDEAREWIYQCQGCGREFDDHHERCPICGTDLERKNPG, from the coding sequence ATGTACCTCCTCGACGCCTCGGCGTTCATCGAGGGCGTCGATCCGGGCGACCCGAAGGCGTCGATTCCCGCGGTCCGTGACGAGTGCACCGATTCGAGTCGGTACCGGTACGAAGCACTCGAAGGCGCGGGCATGCGCGTCCACGTGCCCGACAGCGACACGCTCGATCGGATCCACCGCGTCGCCCGCGAGACCGGCGATCGCGACGCGCTCTCCGAAACTGACCGGCGCGTGCTCGCCGCCGCCCTCGAACTCGACGCGGTCGTCGTCACCGACGACTACGCGATCCAGAACGTCGCCACCGCGCTGGGACTCGGGATCGAGAGCGTCGCCCGCGACGACATCGACGAGGCGCGCGAGTGGATCTACCAGTGCCAGGGCTGTGGCCGCGAGTTCGACGACCACCACGAGCGCTGCCCGATCTGTGGCACCGATCTCGAACGCAAAAATCCGGGGTGA
- a CDS encoding CPBP family intramembrane glutamic endopeptidase — protein sequence MSDDPSRPRATLAAVGVGLLGFLGGAVGVSLVSELVTATVGPVGALYEQWVFVTGFGVGATATVGLSLWASDRGLAFVDLGWPTRRDLATIGVGLVAIFGLYGVVTAVRSVLGLEASVSRVQMALEATPDPVAVVGLAALSVLVVGPVEELLFRNIVQKRLREAFSAPRAIGLASLFFAGLHVGQYGAGSALATAVSLATVFALAVILGAIYESSEALIVPAAVHGLFNAIQILGAWVLLA from the coding sequence ATGAGCGACGATCCGAGCCGTCCACGGGCAACCCTCGCCGCCGTCGGAGTCGGCCTGCTCGGGTTTCTCGGTGGGGCCGTCGGGGTCAGCCTCGTGAGCGAACTCGTGACCGCGACGGTCGGGCCCGTGGGGGCGCTGTACGAACAGTGGGTGTTCGTCACCGGGTTCGGCGTCGGCGCAACCGCGACCGTCGGGCTCTCTCTGTGGGCCAGCGATCGTGGCCTGGCGTTCGTCGATCTGGGCTGGCCGACGCGGCGTGATCTCGCGACGATCGGCGTCGGCCTGGTCGCGATCTTCGGCCTCTATGGAGTCGTGACCGCCGTCCGGTCCGTCCTCGGCCTGGAGGCCTCGGTGAGTCGCGTGCAGATGGCCCTCGAAGCGACCCCCGACCCGGTCGCGGTCGTCGGCCTCGCCGCGCTCTCGGTGCTGGTCGTCGGGCCGGTCGAGGAGCTCCTCTTTCGAAATATCGTCCAGAAGCGACTCCGTGAGGCGTTCAGCGCGCCGCGAGCGATCGGCCTCGCGAGCCTGTTTTTCGCGGGCCTCCACGTCGGCCAGTACGGCGCCGGGAGTGCGCTCGCGACGGCCGTCTCGCTGGCGACCGTGTTCGCGCTGGCCGTGATCCTCGGGGCCATCTACGAGTCCTCGGAGGCGTTGATCGTCCCCGCGGCGGTCCACGGCCTGTTCAACGCGATCCAGATCCTGGGCGCCTGGGTGCTGCTCGCGTAA
- the map gene encoding type II methionyl aminopeptidase has translation MPDLTDERYDKHREAGSILADVRAEAVEMVDVGASHLELVETVEDRIRELGGEPAFPVNISVDEEAAHGTPGIDDAATFGEELINLDVGVHVDGWIADSAITVDLSGNPDHVEAVDDALDRALELVEPGVEAGEIGAAVEETIEGYDLNPVVNLTGHGLGEYEQHTDPTIPNRAVGQSATLEAGDVVAIEPFATDGSGKVSEGSRTEIYALDREQSVRDRRARQALEEITERFRTLPFATRWLESSRPEMSLKRLERQDVIHGYPVLSEDEGYLVSQKEHTVIVTEDGCEVTTRA, from the coding sequence ATGCCCGATCTGACCGACGAACGCTACGACAAGCACCGCGAGGCCGGGTCGATTCTCGCAGACGTGCGTGCCGAGGCCGTCGAGATGGTCGATGTGGGCGCGAGCCACCTCGAACTCGTCGAGACCGTCGAGGACCGCATCCGCGAACTCGGCGGTGAGCCCGCCTTCCCCGTCAACATCAGCGTCGACGAGGAGGCCGCCCACGGCACGCCCGGCATCGACGACGCGGCGACGTTCGGAGAGGAGTTGATCAACCTCGACGTCGGCGTCCACGTCGACGGCTGGATCGCTGACTCGGCAATCACGGTCGACCTCTCGGGCAACCCCGACCACGTCGAGGCGGTCGACGACGCCCTCGATCGCGCGCTCGAACTGGTCGAACCCGGCGTCGAGGCCGGCGAGATCGGCGCCGCCGTCGAGGAGACCATCGAGGGGTACGACCTCAACCCAGTCGTGAACCTCACCGGTCACGGCCTGGGTGAGTACGAACAACACACCGACCCGACGATTCCAAATCGTGCGGTCGGCCAGAGTGCGACGCTGGAAGCGGGCGACGTCGTCGCGATCGAGCCGTTCGCGACCGACGGGTCGGGGAAAGTCTCGGAAGGGTCGCGCACCGAGATCTACGCGCTCGACCGCGAGCAATCGGTCCGGGATCGCCGCGCTCGACAGGCGCTCGAAGAGATCACCGAGCGGTTCCGCACGCTCCCCTTCGCGACGCGCTGGCTGGAGTCCTCGCGCCCCGAGATGTCGCTCAAGCGCCTCGAACGCCAGGACGTGATCCACGGCTACCCCGTGCTCTCCGAAGACGAAGGCTACCTCGTGAGTCAGAAAGAACACACCGTCATCGTCACCGAGGACGGTTGTGAAGTTACGACGCGCGCGTAA
- a CDS encoding DUF5812 family protein: MTAGRFVVTHVDDATAQLRDVQSGQVHPVVDPPDLAAGDALAATLSPADGIEATWSIDRIERRWTVAVAASDRPPSERAQAAADALSVGEIARLDVDDGELHVICVPESDTDAAVGDVTGDDATRDRAIRLGVERVAVRHAPGVIAVRYGGPA; this comes from the coding sequence ATGACCGCAGGGCGATTCGTCGTGACACACGTCGACGACGCGACGGCACAGCTTCGAGACGTCCAGTCGGGGCAGGTCCATCCGGTCGTCGACCCGCCGGATCTGGCCGCGGGCGACGCGCTCGCGGCGACGCTCTCGCCGGCGGACGGCATCGAGGCGACCTGGTCGATCGACCGGATCGAGCGCCGCTGGACGGTCGCCGTCGCGGCCAGCGATCGGCCGCCGAGCGAACGGGCCCAGGCGGCGGCCGATGCCCTGTCGGTCGGTGAGATTGCCCGCCTCGACGTCGACGACGGCGAACTGCACGTCATCTGCGTGCCCGAAAGCGACACCGACGCGGCGGTCGGGGACGTGACCGGCGACGACGCGACCCGCGACCGCGCGATCCGACTGGGCGTCGAGCGGGTCGCCGTCCGTCACGCGCCGGGCGTGATCGCCGTGCGATACGGCGGGCCTGCCTGA
- a CDS encoding CopG family transcriptional regulator yields MPTRFTIVCEDERAETIATLARRHDLTEEGVLRQLLDLGLEAVENAAESQSAIER; encoded by the coding sequence ATGCCGACGCGGTTCACTATCGTCTGTGAGGACGAGCGCGCGGAGACGATCGCGACGCTGGCCCGCCGGCACGACCTGACCGAAGAGGGCGTCCTCAGACAGTTGCTCGATCTCGGCCTGGAGGCCGTCGAGAACGCCGCCGAGAGTCAGTCAGCGATCGAGCGGTAG
- a CDS encoding preprotein translocase subunit SecD produces the protein MNRTIPELVREEWRIILLVAALLVGTLVLFGPGAGSAGGSGNVTAASGDPTNLKYGLDLDGGTRIRAPLVGYTVSGINVTDRNETEAIATSIADRTGLDPLDVNVRLRPGHPEGDAVELYVEEVDREAVRAALSEEGYDVPDDAISEGVTEQTYDQAVQVLETKISQGGVSGGRVTTVTNPATGDRFVMVEVPGAGLSETLDLIESRGRVTLVAHYPTFDGGEYAGHENRTVLRRGTSVNDIRRVGPPSQQENGAWGVPITVADGAADAFADAMRETGFTEQRSCSFDEGSESPGSRCLLTVSDGEVVYAAGMNGDLAVQFADRTWTDDPRFIIMTGDNRTTAQQLSVNLRAGALPTDLDVQGGQTFTIEPSLGARFKAFGLLTGLVALLAVAGVVFLRYNRTRVAGPMVATAAAEVYLLLAFAAGIGLSLDLSHIAGLIAVVGTGADDLIIIADEILQREGEIATGRVFKNRLWKAFWVIGAAAATTIVAMSPLAILELGDLRGFAIVTIAGVLIGVIVTRPAYGDILRHLVLDRETE, from the coding sequence ATGAACCGGACCATTCCCGAACTCGTCCGCGAGGAGTGGCGGATCATCCTGCTGGTCGCTGCCTTGCTCGTCGGCACGCTCGTCCTGTTCGGTCCGGGCGCGGGATCGGCCGGTGGATCGGGCAACGTCACGGCGGCGTCGGGCGATCCGACCAACCTCAAATACGGCCTCGATCTGGACGGCGGGACGCGCATCCGTGCGCCACTGGTCGGGTACACCGTCTCGGGGATCAACGTCACCGACCGCAACGAGACCGAAGCGATCGCGACGTCGATCGCTGATCGGACGGGGCTGGACCCACTCGACGTGAACGTCCGCCTCCGCCCCGGCCACCCCGAGGGTGACGCGGTCGAACTCTACGTCGAAGAGGTCGATCGCGAGGCCGTCCGGGCGGCCCTGTCCGAAGAGGGCTACGACGTTCCGGACGACGCCATCAGCGAGGGTGTCACCGAACAGACGTACGATCAGGCCGTCCAGGTCCTCGAAACGAAGATCTCTCAGGGTGGGGTCTCCGGTGGGCGCGTGACGACGGTGACCAACCCCGCGACCGGTGATCGATTCGTCATGGTCGAGGTGCCCGGCGCGGGCCTCTCGGAGACGCTCGACCTCATCGAGTCGCGGGGTCGGGTCACCCTGGTCGCGCATTACCCGACCTTCGACGGTGGCGAGTACGCCGGCCACGAGAACCGCACGGTGTTGCGCCGCGGGACGAGCGTCAACGACATCCGCCGTGTCGGACCACCCAGCCAGCAAGAGAACGGGGCGTGGGGCGTGCCGATCACGGTCGCAGACGGGGCCGCCGACGCATTTGCCGACGCGATGCGCGAGACCGGATTCACCGAGCAGCGATCGTGTTCGTTCGACGAGGGGTCCGAATCGCCGGGCAGCCGGTGTCTGCTGACCGTCTCGGACGGCGAGGTGGTGTACGCCGCGGGGATGAACGGCGACCTGGCCGTCCAGTTCGCCGATCGGACCTGGACGGACGACCCCCGATTCATCATCATGACCGGGGACAACCGGACGACCGCCCAGCAGTTGAGCGTCAACCTCCGGGCCGGCGCGCTCCCGACCGACCTCGACGTCCAGGGCGGCCAGACGTTCACGATCGAACCGAGTCTCGGGGCGCGGTTCAAGGCGTTCGGCCTGCTGACCGGACTGGTCGCGTTGCTCGCGGTCGCGGGCGTCGTCTTCCTGCGATACAACCGCACGCGGGTGGCCGGCCCGATGGTCGCGACCGCCGCCGCAGAGGTGTATCTCCTCCTGGCGTTCGCGGCGGGGATCGGACTCTCATTAGACCTCTCACACATCGCGGGGCTGATCGCCGTCGTCGGGACGGGGGCGGACGACCTGATCATCATCGCTGACGAGATCCTCCAGCGCGAGGGGGAGATCGCGACGGGGCGGGTGTTCAAGAATCGCCTCTGGAAGGCGTTCTGGGTGATCGGGGCCGCCGCCGCGACGACGATCGTCGCGATGAGTCCGCTCGCCATCCTCGAACTCGGAGACCTCCGTGGCTTTGCGATCGTCACCATCGCGGGTGTCCTCATCGGCGTGATCGTCACGCGCCCGGCGTACGGTGACATCCTCCGCCATCTCGTCCTCGATCGCGAGACGGAGTGA
- the infB gene encoding translation initiation factor IF-2, with the protein MADSTPADGTDLRTPIVAVLGHVDHGKTTLLDHVRGSAVTADEAGAITQHIGATHVPLDVISEMAGGLVDPTDFDLPGLLFIDTPGHHSFSTLRSRGGALADIAILVVDVTDGFQPQTEEAIDILARTETPFVVAANKVDAVGGWRSEPNAPIQGRLDAQTDRVRSDVEEGLYEIIGDLSDAGFTADFYWRVSDFKANVGVVPCSAETGEGMPDLLAVLMGLSQRYLREAMAVDTTGPAAGTVLEVTDQQGFGTTLDAVIYDGRIDAGDRIVVGAANAPIVTEVRALLKPRPLAEIRSDDAFETVDRVVAADGVKIAAPELDDAMAGAPIRVVGDRSVEAVTAEVREELQSVAVETADHGVVIKADTLGSLEALAGSLEEAEIPIVHAEVGDVAPRDVHVADTADEAEHRSILAFGVDVLDDSRQMAADRNIDLFEHDVIYRLIEEYEEYVESIQEAQQEQIMENITRPARFQILDDHTFRQSDPAVVGVEVRGGTLRRGESIVRWDGSEPTRVGHLKSIQDEGEDVDELRTGERAAVSIDGPTVGRQIEEGDTLWVEIPEKHAKVLDGELREELPADERETLSMYLDEHRSRDPFWGK; encoded by the coding sequence ATGGCCGACTCTACTCCAGCCGACGGGACGGACCTTCGAACGCCGATCGTGGCCGTCCTCGGGCACGTCGATCACGGCAAGACCACACTGCTCGATCACGTCCGCGGGTCGGCGGTGACCGCCGACGAGGCCGGCGCGATCACCCAGCACATCGGGGCGACCCACGTGCCCCTCGACGTCATCTCAGAGATGGCGGGTGGGCTCGTCGATCCGACGGACTTCGATCTGCCGGGCCTCCTCTTCATCGACACGCCGGGCCATCACTCCTTTTCGACGCTGCGCTCGCGCGGGGGCGCGCTAGCCGACATCGCCATTCTCGTCGTCGACGTCACCGACGGGTTCCAGCCACAGACCGAGGAGGCGATCGACATCCTCGCGCGCACGGAGACCCCCTTCGTCGTCGCCGCGAACAAAGTCGACGCCGTCGGTGGGTGGCGCTCCGAGCCCAACGCGCCGATCCAGGGTCGTCTGGACGCCCAGACCGATCGCGTGCGCTCGGACGTCGAGGAAGGGCTGTACGAGATCATCGGTGACCTCTCCGACGCTGGGTTCACCGCCGACTTCTACTGGCGCGTCTCGGATTTCAAAGCCAACGTCGGGGTCGTGCCCTGCAGCGCGGAGACCGGCGAGGGCATGCCCGACCTGTTGGCCGTGCTCATGGGCCTCTCACAGCGATATCTTCGGGAGGCGATGGCCGTCGATACGACGGGCCCCGCCGCGGGGACCGTGCTGGAAGTGACCGACCAGCAGGGCTTTGGCACGACACTCGACGCCGTGATCTACGACGGCCGGATCGACGCGGGCGATCGGATCGTCGTCGGGGCCGCGAACGCCCCGATCGTCACCGAGGTGCGCGCGCTGTTGAAGCCCCGCCCGCTCGCGGAGATCAGAAGCGACGACGCCTTCGAGACGGTCGATCGCGTCGTCGCCGCCGACGGCGTGAAGATCGCCGCGCCGGAGCTGGACGACGCGATGGCGGGCGCGCCGATCCGCGTCGTCGGCGATCGCTCCGTCGAGGCGGTGACCGCCGAGGTGCGCGAAGAACTCCAGAGCGTCGCCGTCGAGACGGCCGATCACGGCGTCGTCATCAAAGCCGACACGCTGGGCTCGCTCGAAGCGCTCGCGGGCAGTCTCGAAGAAGCGGAGATTCCGATCGTCCACGCCGAAGTCGGCGACGTCGCGCCGCGTGACGTCCACGTCGCCGACACCGCCGACGAGGCCGAGCATCGCTCGATCCTGGCCTTCGGGGTCGACGTCCTCGACGATTCGCGCCAGATGGCCGCCGATCGCAACATCGATCTGTTCGAACACGACGTGATCTACCGGCTGATCGAAGAGTACGAGGAGTACGTCGAGAGCATTCAGGAGGCCCAGCAAGAACAGATCATGGAGAACATCACGCGTCCGGCGCGGTTCCAGATCCTCGACGATCACACGTTCCGCCAGTCCGACCCCGCCGTCGTCGGCGTCGAGGTGCGCGGTGGAACGCTCCGCCGCGGCGAGTCGATCGTCCGCTGGGACGGCTCCGAGCCCACGCGGGTGGGGCACCTGAAGTCGATCCAGGACGAGGGCGAGGACGTCGACGAGTTGCGCACGGGCGAGCGGGCGGCGGTGTCGATCGACGGCCCGACCGTCGGGCGACAGATCGAGGAGGGCGACACGCTGTGGGTCGAGATTCCCGAAAAGCACGCGAAAGTGCTGGACGGCGAGTTACGCGAGGAGTTGCCCGCCGACGAGCGCGAGACCCTCTCGATGTATCTCGACGAGCACCGGTCGCGCGATCCGTTCTGGGGGAAATAG
- a CDS encoding cation diffusion facilitator family transporter: MSRRSAVRRAGLVLLVVNLALLALKAGAFAWTDSLAVGSEAANSLADAAYSVVTVAGLYLTTQPPDFEHPHGHERIEPFVSLLIAAGAFVAAGVTAFGAIRTVQAGTAGIQHGPVAMVVLLISIGAKFGFGRWCRQVADDTNSPALVATAKDARIDVLTATAALAGVIGTSLGAPVLDPLAALLVAVGIAYTGVDIVSDNVDYVVGAAPPEELRQAIVDRAIAHPDVHGAHDVVAHYVGPEVDVSLHVEIEGEHTLAEAHHIETRVVRAIEALPEVDEAFVHVDPQNLDEWKPDPEVERLIKGGDGDPPSDGDA, encoded by the coding sequence ATGAGTCGCCGGAGTGCGGTCCGCCGGGCGGGCCTGGTCTTGCTCGTGGTGAATCTGGCGCTCCTCGCACTCAAGGCGGGCGCGTTCGCCTGGACCGACAGCCTCGCGGTCGGCTCCGAGGCCGCCAACAGCCTCGCCGACGCCGCCTACAGCGTCGTCACCGTCGCCGGCCTCTATTTGACGACCCAGCCGCCCGATTTCGAGCATCCACACGGTCACGAGCGCATCGAGCCGTTCGTCTCGCTGTTGATCGCCGCCGGGGCGTTCGTCGCCGCCGGCGTGACCGCGTTCGGGGCGATCCGGACCGTCCAGGCGGGCACCGCGGGCATCCAGCACGGCCCCGTCGCGATGGTCGTCCTCCTGATCTCGATCGGCGCGAAGTTCGGGTTCGGGCGGTGGTGTCGCCAGGTCGCCGACGACACCAACTCGCCCGCGCTGGTCGCGACCGCCAAAGACGCGCGCATCGACGTGCTCACCGCGACGGCAGCGCTCGCGGGCGTGATCGGCACGAGTCTCGGCGCGCCCGTCCTCGACCCGCTCGCCGCGCTATTGGTCGCGGTCGGCATCGCCTACACCGGCGTCGACATCGTCTCGGACAACGTCGATTACGTCGTCGGCGCGGCCCCGCCCGAGGAGTTGCGCCAGGCGATCGTCGACCGCGCGATCGCCCACCCCGACGTCCACGGCGCACACGACGTCGTCGCCCACTACGTCGGCCCCGAGGTCGACGTGAGCCTCCACGTCGAGATCGAAGGCGAGCACACGCTCGCGGAGGCCCACCACATCGAGACGAGGGTCGTCCGCGCGATCGAAGCGCTCCCCGAGGTCGACGAGGCGTTCGTCCACGTCGACCCACAGAATCTCGACGAGTGGAAGCCCGACCCCGAGGTCGAACGGTTGATCAAGGGTGGCGACGGCGACCCACCGAGCGACGGCGACGCCTGA
- the secF gene encoding protein translocase subunit SecF — translation MFQFEIPEIDYTRYSNRQLAAVPLAVLAAALLVIAGWWVLTGAPANLGIVFTGGTEAHLATSGDVTAGAVAETVGGDATVRGVQSTGDGREYIVTSKLEETGDLRDRLDDAGYEILSLQSRSASFGGSSQFTALLGVIAAFVGMSVLVFALFRTFVPSLAVVISAFSDMVIPIAVMNLLGVDLSLGTVAALLMLIGYSVDSDILLNNHILRRRGGFYESTYRAMQTGVTMTLTSLAAMAVMAVTAWLFAIPLLPQIGLVLVVGLSVDLMNTYMLNLSLLRWYTHKGVAR, via the coding sequence ATGTTCCAGTTCGAAATACCGGAGATCGATTATACCCGGTATTCGAACCGGCAACTCGCTGCGGTGCCGCTCGCCGTGCTCGCGGCGGCACTGCTGGTGATCGCCGGTTGGTGGGTACTGACGGGGGCGCCAGCGAACCTCGGGATCGTCTTCACGGGCGGGACCGAGGCGCACCTCGCGACGTCGGGTGACGTGACTGCCGGCGCGGTCGCTGAAACGGTCGGCGGCGACGCGACCGTCCGTGGCGTCCAGTCGACGGGCGACGGTCGGGAGTACATCGTCACGAGCAAACTCGAAGAGACCGGCGATTTACGGGATCGCCTGGACGACGCGGGCTACGAGATCCTCTCCTTGCAGAGTCGATCGGCCAGTTTCGGCGGGTCGAGTCAGTTCACGGCGCTGTTGGGTGTGATCGCTGCGTTCGTGGGCATGAGCGTGCTCGTGTTCGCCCTGTTCCGGACGTTCGTCCCGTCGCTGGCGGTCGTGATCTCCGCGTTCTCCGATATGGTCATCCCCATCGCGGTGATGAACCTCCTCGGTGTCGACCTCTCCCTGGGGACGGTCGCCGCGCTCTTGATGTTGATCGGGTACAGCGTCGACTCCGACATCCTCCTCAACAACCACATCCTCCGGCGGCGCGGTGGCTTCTACGAGAGCACGTATCGTGCGATGCAGACCGGTGTGACGATGACGCTCACCTCGCTGGCGGCGATGGCGGTGATGGCCGTGACGGCCTGGCTGTTCGCGATCCCGCTGCTCCCCCAGATCGGCCTCGTCCTCGTGGTCGGCCTGTCGGTCGACCTGATGAACACCTACATGCTGAATCTGAGCCTGCTGCGCTGGTACACGCACAAAGGGGTGGCCCGATGA
- a CDS encoding V-type ATP synthase subunit D — MAEDVKPTRKNLMAIEDRIELSERGHDTLEKKRDGLIMEFMDILDQAQDVRADLEDTYDRAQHRINEARAMDGDIAVRGAAAALKEHPEISTQSKNIMGVVVPQIESTKVRKTLEDRGYGLLGTSARIDETAEAYEELLEQIILAAEVETAMKKLLEEIETTKRRVNALEFKLLPELEDNKAYIEQKLEEQEREEIFRMKKIKDKKDREEKAEREASDDVPAV; from the coding sequence ATGGCCGAGGACGTCAAGCCCACGCGCAAAAATCTCATGGCGATCGAGGATCGCATCGAACTCTCCGAGCGTGGCCACGACACGCTGGAGAAGAAACGCGACGGCCTCATCATGGAGTTCATGGACATCCTCGATCAGGCCCAGGACGTCCGGGCCGATCTGGAGGACACCTACGACCGCGCCCAGCACCGCATCAACGAGGCGCGCGCGATGGACGGCGACATCGCCGTGCGCGGCGCGGCCGCCGCACTCAAAGAGCACCCCGAGATCTCCACGCAGTCGAAAAACATCATGGGCGTCGTCGTCCCCCAGATCGAGTCCACGAAGGTCCGCAAGACCCTCGAAGACCGAGGGTACGGCCTGCTCGGGACGAGCGCGCGCATCGACGAGACCGCCGAGGCCTACGAGGAACTGTTAGAGCAGATCATCCTCGCCGCGGAGGTCGAGACCGCGATGAAGAAACTCCTCGAAGAGATCGAGACCACCAAGCGCCGGGTGAACGCCCTGGAGTTCAAACTCCTGCCCGAACTCGAAGACAACAAAGCGTACATCGAGCAGAAACTCGAAGAGCAGGAACGCGAGGAGATCTTCCGCATGAAGAAGATCAAAGACAAGAAAGACCGCGAGGAGAAAGCCGAACGGGAGGCCAGCGATGACGTGCCCGCAGTGTGA
- a CDS encoding HIT family protein, with translation MDQLFAPWRIEWVERDDRNPDVDCVFCEYPDRDDAREHLVVARSDHAVVMLNNYPYNPGHVMVIPRQHTGRFEGLDRSVLVDHAQLKQETIAALDEGMDPDGCNVGMNLGGDAAGGSIDDHVHTHIVPRWQGDSNFMAVIGDTSVIVEALSETYERLHDAFAQRPGATVPGPDAAVEIDLSDR, from the coding sequence ATGGACCAGTTGTTCGCCCCGTGGCGCATCGAGTGGGTCGAGCGCGACGATCGGAATCCGGACGTCGACTGTGTGTTCTGTGAGTATCCGGATCGGGACGACGCCCGCGAGCATCTCGTGGTGGCACGCAGCGACCACGCGGTCGTCATGTTGAACAACTACCCGTACAACCCGGGGCACGTGATGGTGATCCCGCGCCAGCACACCGGCCGATTCGAGGGCCTCGACCGGTCGGTGCTCGTCGATCACGCCCAGCTGAAACAGGAGACGATCGCCGCGCTGGACGAGGGGATGGACCCCGACGGCTGTAACGTCGGGATGAATCTCGGGGGCGACGCCGCCGGCGGGTCGATCGACGACCACGTTCACACCCACATCGTCCCGCGCTGGCAGGGCGATTCGAACTTCATGGCGGTGATCGGAGACACGAGTGTCATCGTCGAGGCGCTCTCGGAGACCTACGAGCGCCTCCACGACGCGTTCGCCCAGCGGCCCGGCGCGACGGTCCCGGGCCCGGACGCCGCCGTCGAGATCGATCTCTCTGATCGATGA
- a CDS encoding PRC-barrel domain-containing protein has translation MPDILAENLSGKTVMGSDGVELGTLYNITMDLESGELHDLLIDPAPETGDLGMARDEEGHFRVPIGLVQSVSDHMIIER, from the coding sequence ATGCCCGACATCCTCGCGGAGAACCTGTCCGGCAAGACGGTCATGGGTAGCGACGGCGTCGAACTCGGGACGCTGTACAACATCACGATGGATCTGGAGAGCGGCGAACTCCACGATCTCCTCATCGATCCCGCCCCCGAGACCGGCGATCTGGGGATGGCTCGCGACGAGGAGGGCCACTTCCGGGTGCCGATCGGCCTCGTCCAGTCGGTCAGCGACCACATGATCATCGAGCGATAG